In a genomic window of Bemisia tabaci chromosome 1, PGI_BMITA_v3:
- the LOC140225222 gene encoding double-strand-break repair protein rad21 homolog has product MIAGGLFEGGLFDDAPMPEVPAVDTSSVAQLDMPQEQPAHAADSDDDDHFDHAMPSPGAPSSDGSRPASPLDTNNMMPPPLPPQAPTQEAPPLFPEPQEPEPAADHTTLLQNEEESFALAPVDASALKGLTKTKRKRKLIVDEIKNISGEEMKAQLSDTSDIVTTLDLAPPTKRLMHWKETGGVEKLFALPGRPIPARVLFKNYQRHLTSRAAPNEDYNGADNAADQMPLDLMNDGKPEAEVEKPEPATRGRGRKRKQPAEPVVEELPPPPTPVIPPPTPEPAQMQMPPSVGVPEPIQDTTLPPIPEEIEAPMSVPPMSVPPATPAPTPGMPLMEEQAPAPSPAPYPPMSELIPEIPEQALPSEQEAPLMENMGYEDSALHPMMANMGYDETHPPATTPGAISERGQNTPWHEDYELPVSVGPADEQAVDETIEQFEERVLNKRASQLYHLIKTKYDQGVDKLCLSDLTHRNNRKQAAQKFYSLLVLKKFQVLELTQSESYAEIGITRGSNFLNPVL; this is encoded by the exons ATGATTG CAGGAGGGTTGTTCGAAGGTGGCTTGTTTGATGATGCTCCTATGCCAGAAGTTCCTGCTGTTGACACAAGCTCTGTGGCACAGCTGGATATGCCTCAAGAACAACCTGCACATGCCGCAGACAGTGATGATGATGACCACTTCGACCATGCCATGCCTAGTCCTGGAGCACCCAGTTCGGACGGTTCTCGCCCGGCTTCACCGTTAGATACCAACAATATGATGCCGCCCCCGCTCCCGCCTCAAGCACCCACCCAAGAGGCACCTCCGCTTTTTCCAGAGCCACAAGAACCTGAACCAGCTGCCGATCATACGACTTTACTTCAGAATGAAGAGGAAAGTTTTGCACTTGCTCCCGTAGATGCCTCTGCCCTCAAAG GGCTGACCAAAACGAAGAGGAAAAGAAAGCTTATTGTCGatgaaatcaaaaatatttcggGAGAAGAGATGAAAGCGCAGCTCTCAGACACTAGTGATATTGTTACAACGCTAGACTTAGCCCCACCAACGAAGCGGCTAATGCACTGGAAGGAGACAGGTGGTGTTGAAAAACTTTTTGCCCTACCGGGACGTCCAATTCCTGCCCGAGTTTTATTCAAG aacTACCAGCGGCACCTAACCTCGAGGGCAGCACCCAATGAAGACTACAACGGAGCAGATAACGCTGCTGACCAAATGCCTCTAGATTTGATGAATGATGGCAAACCAGAGGCAGAAGTAGAGAAACCGGAGCCCGCAACTAGAGGTCGAGGCCGTAAGAGGAAACAGCCAGCGGAACCTGTAGTCGAAGAACTCCCACCACCGCCAACACCTGTAATTCCACCTCCAACTCCTGAACCGGCACAGATGCAAATGCCACCATCTGTTGGCGTTCCCGAGCCAATCCAGGACACAACCCTGCCGCCCATCCCGGAGGAAATAGAAGCACCCATGTCCGTTCCCCCGATGTCTGTTCCTCCAGCTACTCCTGCCCCTACTCCTGGAATGCCCTTAATGGAGGAACAAGCGCCAGCACCTTCTCCGGCTCCGTACCCTCCTATGTCTGAATTAATACCAGAAATACCCGAACAG GCTTTACCTTCGGAGCAAGAAGCACCGTTAATGGAAAACATGGGCTACGAAGATTCAGCACTGCATCCAATGATGGCGAACATGGGTTATGATGAAACCCATCCGCCTGCCACAACACCTGGCGCTATTTCTGAAAGAGGGCAAAACACTCCATGGCACGAAGATTATGAGCTCCCCGTTTCAGTCGGACCG GCTGACGAACAAGCTGTTGATGAAACTATTGAACAATTTGAAGAGCGCGTCTTGAACAAGCGAGCAAGTCAGCTCTACCACTTGATCAAAACAAAGTATGATCAAGGTGTTGATAAGTTATGCCTCTCTGATCTCACCCATCGAAATAACCGCAAGCAG GCTGCTCAGAAATTCTACTCTTTGTTGGTGCTGAAAAAATTCCAGGTTCTTGAACTAACACAGTCTGAATCTTACGCCGAAATCGGCATCACCAGGGGCTCTAATTTCTTAAATCctgttttgtaa
- the LOC109032184 gene encoding uncharacterized protein, which yields MDDQVSCPVCTLYLRSGITLADHLNTHPKESVIAAFVNTINKKPDPASGSPDNGNINNVPSVMYQQFVNNYGPVNNGNYHNTVITANVPNPPNSTTIPVIVSPPSQQLPQISGNPEPYPVNYNPYQPVYNYDYPTLPTSYPPMTPFPHGQVNTQERSSGTTEIDPLSNQTTEIPEIPFNPPPVLNSDIQNGATHASSDTNVCADKTNREGDDSHNNEAENRYNCERQDATNPCSENCEGDFLDLDNQNHNTNIGTVISNSHQIISQDEYNETEVNSIPSDSLPVEEPSSTDIQNGLYFSEAASSSQNDDEMFIAPEHCRDFPVSSNISSPRSHHSSMESLLSDSDDEEFVICDDIETAKRNERESNHHSKDKNGSGSYFHQGDPLDSEEDVDDPDDIDDDSVILSPIINIETDEMMPPHGELSGQDSMSENSLWSNHCDNSSPPYQILYEVKQEAENKGLREQGEDVKPEKCPTCSASFSHPDRYKIHIQSCSVKNEDPLAGSSKDMRNFSTTSEMDEKKCDDKKRFQCICCSMDFESQKLLSEHVNLVHSLKSNQCPTCLEVFTSSIDFKTHVRTVHPLECTICGKYFNTRAGLQLHRKRHLSIRPYSCSSCNKSFVTKQKLQEHMNVHLNRAPIKCKLCPDNVCFKSYSNLIQHRRVVHAKLGKKIKDYFCDCGELFHSKKRLFWHAETHGKPKACRFCSRKFMHLSSLTRHIRRMHDQSFLPKVERENRENVSCPVCKQTFLRTSLASHLQTHSGKKPYSCDICNKNFTTKWNLNAHRWIHMSRKLKPHKCKLCNAAFVHLTDLQAHERSHSKTRPFSCNHCGKQFIHQYNCIRHVREHEQEKRFTCEVCKKTFHRSYYLSEHLKIHTGFKPFSCHICGKLSTTKSNHNKHVRTHHAREPVSSEV from the exons ATGGATGATCAAGTTAGTTGCCCCGTCTGTACTCTGTACTTGCGAAGTGGAATAACACTTGCTGACCATCTCAACACTCATCCGAAGGAAAGCGTTATAGCAGCTTTTGTCAACACCATCAACAAGAAGCCTGATCCAGCAAGCGGCTCTCCTGACAATGGAAACATTAACAATGTCCCTTCGGTGATGTATCAGCAGTTTGTTAACAACTACGGACCAGTCAACAATGGCAACTATCACAATACGGTCATTACGGCAAATGTTCCAAATCCCCCAAATTCAACTACGATTCCTGTAATTGTCAGCCCTCCTTCTCAGCAGTTGCCTCAAATATCAGGTAATCCTGAACCGTATCCTGTCAACTACAATCCTTATCAACCTGTGTATAACTATGATTATCCAACTTTGCCAACATCATATCCTCCAATGACCCCATTTCCTCATGGCCAAGTAAATACCCAAGAAAGGAGTAGTGGAACAACAGAAATAGATCCGCTCTCTAACCAGACTACTGAAATTCCAGAAATTCCCTTTAACCCTCCTCCAGTTCTAAACAGTGATATCCAAAATGGGGCAACTCATGCTAGCTCTGACACCAACGTCTGCGCAGACAAAACTAATAGAGAAGGTGATGATTCTCATAATAATGAAGCGGAGAACAGATACAATTGTGAAAGGCAAGACGCAACGAATCCATGCTCTGAAAATTGTGAAGGCGATTTCCTTGACCTTGATAATCAAAATCATAATACAAACATAGGGACAGTGATCTCTAATAGCCATCAGATCATTTCTCAAGATGAGTACAACGAAACTGAAGTGAATAGCATTCCATCTGATTCACTTCCAGTGGAAGAACCAAGCAGCACTGATATTCAGAATGGATTATATTTCTCTGAAGCAGCTAGTAGTAGTCAAAATGACGATGAGATGTTCATTGCTCCGGAACACTGCAGAGATTTTCCTGTCAGCTCTAATATCTCAAGCCCAAGAAGTCATCATAGCTCAATGGAAAGCCTACTTTCAGATAGTGACGATGAAGAATTTGTCATCTGTGATGATATTGAG ACTGCTAAAAGAAATGAGAGGGAAAGCAACCATCACAGTAAAGACAAGAATGGAAGCGGGTCTTATTTCCATCAAGGAGATCCTCTTGACTCGGAGGAAGATGTAGACGACCCTGATGACATTGATGATGATTCTGTGATACTTTCACCAATCATTAATATAGAAACTGATGAGATGATGCCTCCCCATGGAGAACTTTCTGGTCAAGACAGTATGAGTGAAAACTCCCTGTGGAGCAATCAT TGTGACAACAGCTCTCCACCCTACCAAATTTTATATGAAGTGAAACAAGAAGCTGAAAATAAAGGACTCCGGGAACAGGGAGAGGATGTGAAGCCAGAGAAGTGCCCGACATGCTCTGCTAGCTTCAGTCACCCTGACCGCTACAAAATTCACATTCAATCATGCTCTGTCAAGAATGAAGATCCGCTTGCTGGAAGCTCCAAAGACATGAGAAATTTCAGCACTACGTCAGAGATGGATGAGAAAAAGTGTGATGATAAGAAGAggtttcaatgtatttgctgtAGCATGGACTTCGAGTCTCAAAAGTTATTATCAGAGCATGTCAATCTAGTCCACAGTTTGAAGTCAAACCAATGCCCAACATGTCTTGAAGTTTTTACTTCAAGTATTGACTTCAAAACACATGTTCGCACTGTTCATCCCTTGGAGTGCACGATTTGTGGTAAATATTTTAACACTCGAGCAGGTCTGCAGCTTCATCGAAAACGTCATTTATCAATAAGGCCATATTCTTGTTCAAGTTGTAATAAATCTTTTGTCACCAAACAGAAGCTTCAAGAACACATGAATGTACACCTTAATAGAGCTCCAATTAAATGCAAACTCTGCCCTGATAATGTTTGCTTCAAAAGCTATTCCAACCTCATCCAACATCGAAGAGTTGTTCATGCAAAATTAggcaaaaaaatcaaagattacTTTTGTGACTGTGGTGAACTTTTCCACTCAAAAAAGAGACTTTTTTGGCATGCTGAAACACATGGAAAACCTAAAGCTTGTAGGTTTTGTTCAAGGAAGTTTATGCATTTATCAAGTCTGACACGGCATATCAGACGCATGCACGATCAAAGCTTTTTGCCGAAAGTAGAACGCGAAAATAGGGAAAATGTGTCTTGTCCAGTTTGCAAACAGACATTTTTAAGAACCTCCTTGGCCAGTCACTTGCAGACACATTCTGGCAAAAAGCCGTACTCTTGCGATATTTGCAATAAGAACTTCACTACAAAATGGAACCTCAACGCTCATCGTTGGATACACATGTCGCGAAAGTTGAAACCTCACAAGTGTAAGCTATGCAATGCAGCTTTTGTTCATTTAACGGATTTACAAGCTCATGAAAGATCTCACTCAAAAACTAGACCATTCTCATGCAATCATTGTGGGAAGCAGTTTATTCATCAGTATAATTGTATTCGTCACGTTCGGGAACATGAGCAAGAGAAACGATTCACCTGCGAGGTGtgtaaaaaaacatttcatagAAGCTACTATTTAAGTGAGCATCTCAAAATTCATACAGGCTTCAAACCTTTTTCATGTCACATTTGTGGGAAGCTATCTACTACTAAATCCAATCACAATAAACATGTGCGGACCCACCATGCTCGAGAGCCTGTTAGCAGTGAAGTCTAA